From Candida dubliniensis CD36 chromosome 7, complete sequence, the proteins below share one genomic window:
- a CDS encoding conserved hypothetical protein (putative LPF gene family member) codes for MTIITTDVNLFQEVAKLPSEITTIILGYLPKCILPKLLFFPPIQREVASTILSDVNITEYIHRHKGSDSPGVGYSECDCDRFKIELADLKKGIAQWNVYPRAVHIHGKFVSRDVLNTFPRLLKEASSINGTLSQGEGIKAEELLNKFLDSSITFDSLRLSSFWDPVTFPPIARSIRVFDTTLNSYAIPGAKQMDIHFDDNEPQTYTFSPDLKDLCIRFNSTIQVTLPSNLQKLCMTTSLDSANFVSEELVHLEHLQLELPNIKSFAETGIIAPNLKILKLENCGNLVNLDTLKQFESLKHLVLKYCVYPVNLFERSSFTELESFEYTGKGLPVSGNSGSAILTFPSNLTSLSINNIGETDVNLSTLVFPAKLMRLELLNLTFNDGYFHLGDNLQYIHIETSRLAFESSFRIPNFAGELLLQADYLTFESSDFMFHLPNNLVRLHLIANKQGKMSRLIQEIKWPLVLGDFVFKNFNIDYRTLELLNLKESGLEVINIRGGDIKTFDIDLFPVSVKNLTLMEMGIQKLPASFERLKSLRKLTLMRNRLKRVDSVKLPVSSLEVLDISQCDLRLISPFVVSMYEEKNKNARLRVDARGNLNVSVIDVRKVMKAVKGLSLNLNEFSDTLKEISQHSYRLSCVYLARDPYFEKSEPSETEEVVAEYNSDDLYNGSVFTSDEEYTDDDDYGGRNVIVEALGLDSDDESDS; via the coding sequence ATGACAATAATTACTACTGACGTTAATCTTTTCCAGGAAGTAGCCAAACTTCCCTCCGAAATCACTACTATAATACTTGGTTATTTACCAAAATGTATATTACCCAAGTTATTGTTCTTCCCACCGATTCAAAGGGAAGTGGCATCTACAATTTTGTCAGATGTTAATATTACCGAGTACATTCATAGACACAAGGGCAGTGATCTGCCAGGTGTTGGCTACTCCGAATGTGACTGTGACCGGTTTAAAATCGAACTTGCTGATTTGAAGAAGGGAATTGCTCAATGGAATGTATACCCAAGAGCAGTCCATATACACGGAAAATTTGTAAGTAGGGATGTTTTGAATACTTTCCCCAGGCTTTTAAAGGAAGCTCTGAGTATTAATGGTACTCTTTCTCAGGGTGAAGGTATAAAAGCAGAAGAATTGttaaataaattcttgGATTCTTCTATTACGTTTGATTCTTTAAGATTGTCAAGTTTTTGGGATCCAGTTACGTTTCCACCAATTGCCAGATCCATTCGGGTATTTGACACCACATTGAATAGCTATGCGATTCCAGGTGCAAAACAGATGGATATAcattttgatgataatgaaccCCAAACATACACTTTTTCACCCGATTTAAAAGATTTGTGTATTCGCTTTAACTCCACGATTCAAGTGACTTTACCTTCAAATTTACAGAAACTATGTATGACAACATCTTTGGATTCAGCAAATTTCGTTTCTGAAGAATTGGTACATTTAGAGCATTTACAACTCGAGTTACCGAACATTAAATCATTTGCTGAAACTGGAATAATTGCTCCAAATCTAAAAATActaaaattagaaaattgTGGTAATTTAGTCAACCTTGATACCTTGAAACAGTTTGAACTGTTAAAGCATCTAGTTTTAAAGTACTGTGTCTATCCAGTTAACTTATTTGAGAGAAGTTCTTTTACTGAGCTAGAAAGTTTTGAGTACACTGGAAAAGGCTTGCCAGTTTCAGGTAACTCCGGTAGTGCAATTTTGACTTTTCCTTCCAATTTGACACTGTTACTGATCAATAATATTGGAGAAACAGATGTTAATTTGAGTACTCTAGTGTTTCCTGCCAAATTGATGCGTTTAGAACTTTTGAATTTAACATTTAATGATGGATACTTTCATTTAGGTGACAATTTGCAATATATTCACATTGAGACATCAAGACTTGCATTTGAGAGTAGTTTCAGAATTCCAAATTTTGCTGGGGAGTTGTTATTACAGGCTGATTATCTCACATTTGAAAGCCTGGATTTTATGTTTCATTTGCCGAATAATCTTGTACGATTGCACTTGATTGCAAACAAGCAGGGGAAAATGTCTCGTCTAATccaagaaattaaatggCCCTTAGTATTAGgtgattttgtttttaaaaattttaatattgattacCGGACATTAGAATTATTGAACTTGAAAGAATCCGGACTTGAAGTGATCAATATTCGTGGAGGTGACATCAAGACGTTTGATATTGATCTATTTCCAGTTAGCGTTAAAAATCTAACTTTGATGGAAATGGGAATACAAAAGCTACCTGCATCGTTTGAAAGATTGAAGAGCCTACGTAAATTGACACTAATGAGAAATCGTTTGAAAAGAGTAGACCTGGTTAAGTTACCAGTATCATCATTGGAGGTATTAGACATAAGTCAGTGTGACCTTCGTTTGATATCACCATTTGTGGTTTCAATGTAcgaagaaaagaataagaatGCAAGGCTAAGGGTAGACGCTAGAGGTAATTTAAATGTGAGTGTTATTGATGTGAGGAAGGTAATGAAAGCAGTCAAAGGGCTCTCTTTAAATCTCAACGAATTTAGTGATACATTGAAAGAAATATCCCAGCACTCGTATCGTTTGTCTTGTGTGTACTTGGCCCGTGATCcctattttgaaaaatctgAACCCTCTGAAACAGAAGAGGTAGTTGCTGAATATAATTCAGATGATCTTTACAATGGAAGTGTGTTTACCCTGGATGAAGAATATACtgacgatgatgattatggtGGCCGTAACGTTATTGTGGAAGCATTGGGCTTAGATAGTGACGATGAATCAGATTCTTGA
- a CDS encoding guanyl nucleotide exchange factor, putative (Similar to S. cerevisiae YEL1): MVSAVSNITESSVTSSTTPDSSINMTKPPPISTSNKIKHHPPKDDKPLPITPNRDGHKSEDKETTTSSKDEPSSSTNSDSQKSESTDKEDKSSSETSNKDDDTEYRLIAKRLFDEEFVSIMPQEYTQFLAAGDRDSTKIRNYYMDLFKWPPNLLKSTRMLCSKLYLKGESQEIDRILSSFTKSYLKQHPKNVFCTKNFEQIYIIIYSLILLNTALHNSELNKKSRISQSDFIRNTFTTFVQQNEKLSKSLTVKQKIAIENELSSFYEDLSKNELHLKTADEAGSSSISKSQHHHHHHHQSHHHHSDHGHQHTNVLSNRLSKASQDSTTTETTNASTNSPITPANEPTNEDGAVLTRQQSASSIWSTDTTNRRSSLAMKRYTTTTSEISNFNATAQNPNRSPVQRVGMARALVGHQRQQQFQSEKSSMYKNGNPSLYSQASGVPQLKNRPSYDQMKSLNKRSSRQSVISKDSGNNGDDVISILSFDTMNLPMHDESDAQHFNQQMEDFNVDDYQDKYDLTLELQGSPYLKEGLLKLKILNNDSVDEIEGNSNSSSSSSSSASANHGKFLSFFSRPANSSSSTSNMNNHKFTENFVVISKGELSLYSFDPKVIKKYKKRNGHQQQQTEPDDDDIVGDGNWLKNAAKIGTYNLCSTYADLEKTTSQGKVMWSLTFPKTSKRQPKKFIFEAGTKEVALEFINTCNFWAAKITAIPTLEESVSSLEYGWTNLDYIIAHRESFKKSRNIMKYEPVVKGVYLSNYIVNSEETNHLGMMRQFVKTSNYYNQLKKLYNEFTEMKQKFLINLPKCHFNCSNHSRILTNYDTKINDYNLEMKKYKNYLIILGFGLQLRFDLEDQDRQQQYDTSLENEDVDDDEEGEEDYETIGETLATTDRASSAGARSNTTSYHDDELTKLVKFEIKKLFFNMKDISKVIPTFRSSKSIKNLADLAQDIDNKLVKSPKTFTLANYNENESPINQLLATTNANPTVKSSSMIMESSIAEEPEDTEDSEITRRSSKVNNSKDHSPATSISSSIKKPNLKIANSEVSAVVI, translated from the coding sequence ATGGTTTCTGCAGTAAGCAATATAACAGAATCATCTGTTACCAGCTCCACCACCCCCGattcttcaataaatatGACTAAGCCTCCACCAATTAGCACttccaataaaataaaacaccACCCTCCTAAAGATGATAAACCTTTGCCAATAACACCAAACCGCGATGGACACAAGAGCGAAGACAAAGAGACTACCACTTCATCAAAGGATGAGCCATCATCTTCAACGAATTCAGATTCTCAAAAATCAGAGTCTACAGATAAAGAAGATAAGAGCAGCAGTGAAACATCAAACAAGGATGATGATACTGAATACAGATTAATTGCAAAGAGATTgtttgatgaagaatttgtttCTATCATGCCTCAAGAGTACACTCAATTTTTAGCAGCCGGTGATCGTGACTCGACCAAAATTAGAAACTACTATATGGATTTATTCAAATGGCCTCCAAACCTTTTAAAGTCAACCAGGATGCTTTGTTCAAAATTATACTTGAAAGGAGAGTCTCAAGAAATTGACCGtatattatcatcattcaCCAAATCATATTTGAAACAACACCCTAAGAATGTGTTTTGCACCAAGAATTTTGAACAGATTTATATTATCATATATTCCTTAATATTGTTAAATACGGCATTGCACAATCTGGaattaaacaagaaatCTCGTATCAGTCAATCTGATTTCATCAGAAATACTTTTACGACATTTGTgcaacaaaatgaaaagttACTGAAGTCGTTGACTGTAAAGCAAAAGATTGCCATTGAGAATGAATTGTCAAGTTTTTATGAGGATTTAtctaaaaatgaattgCACTTGAAAACTGCTGATGAAGCTGGCTCTTCATCAATTAGTAAATCCCAacatcaccatcaccaccaccaccaaagcCACCACCATCATAGCGACCACGGCCATCAACACACCAACGTCCTCAGTAATAGATTATCCAAAGCTAGTCAAGACTCGACAACTACAGAAACCACCAATGCTAGCACAAATAGTCCAATCACACCAGCTAATGAGCCAACTAACGAAGATGGAGCAGTCTTGACTCGTCAACAGTCTGCTTCCTCAATATGGTCTACTGATACCACCAACCGTAGATCATCTTTGGCAATGAAAAGAtacaccaccaccacatcTGAGATATCGAATTTCAATGCTACTGCCCAAAATCCGAACCGCCTGCCGGTGCAAAGAGTTGGTATGGCCAGGGCTTTGGTTGGACACCAACGTcagcaacaatttcaatcggaaaaatcatcaatgtATAAAAATGGCAATCCTTCATTGTATTCTCAAGCTTCTGGTGTACCACAATTGAAGAATCGTCCTTCCTACGATCAAATGAAGAGTTTGAATAAACGTTCTTCGCGACAATCTGTTATATCAAAAGATTCTGGTAATAATGGTGATGACGTGATTTCGATTTTATCATTCGACACCATGAATTTGCCAATGCATGATGAATCAGATGCCCAACATTTCAATCAACAAATGGAAGATTTCaatgttgatgattatCAAGATAAATATGATTTGACATTAGAATTACAAGGATCACCATATTTGAAGGAAGggttattgaaattgaaaattttaaacaatGACTCAGTTGATGAAATAGAAGGTAACtccaattcatcatcatcatcatcatcatctgcATCTGCTAATCACGGCAagtttttatcatttttcaGTAGACCAGCAAATTCCAGTTCTTCAACTTCTAACATGAACAATCACAAATTTACTGAAAATTTTGTGGTTATAAGTAAAGGAGAGTTATCCTTGTATTCATTTGATCCAAAAGTCATCAAGAAATACAAAAAGAGAAATGGCCACCAACAGCAACAAACTGAAccagatgatgatgacattgttggtgatggtaattggttgaaaaaTGCTGCCAAGATTGGTACCTACAATTTATGCTCCACCTATGCAGATTTAGAAAAGACAACTTCTCAAGGTAAAGTCATGTGGTCATTAACATTCCCCAAGACTTCGAAACGACAACCTAAAAAGTTTATATTTGAGGCTGGTACCAAAGAAGTTGCATTGGAGTTCATAAATACCTGTAATTTCTGGGCTGCCAAAATAACTGCGATTCCCACATTGGAAGAAAGTGTAAGTTCATTGGAATATGGATGGACCAATTTGGATTATATTATTGCTCATCGCGAGTCATTTAAAAAGTCCAGaaatataatgaaatatGAACCCGTTGTCAAGGGAGTATATTTGTCCAACTATATTGTTAATAGTGAAGAAACCAATCATTTGGGCATGATGAGACAATTTGTTAAAACctcaaattattataaccaattgaagaaattgtaTAACGAATTCACTGAAATGAAGCAGAAgtttttgatcaatttacCTAAATGTCATTTCAACTGTTCAAACCATAGTCGAATCTTGACTAATTATGAcaccaaaatcaatgaCTATAATTTAGAGATGAAAAAGTAtaagaattatttgattattctTGGGTTTGGATTACAATTGAGATTCGATTTAGAAGATCAAGATaggcaacaacaatatgaTACATCATTAGAGAAtgaagatgttgatgatgatgaagaaggaGAAGAGGATTATGAAACTATTGGTGAAACATTAGCAACCACTGATAGAGCAAGTAGTGCTGGTGCTAGAAGTAATACTACATCTTATCATGATGACGAGTTGACGAAATTGGTTAAATTTGAGATtaagaaattatttttcaatatgaAAGATATCTCAAAAGTGATTCCAACTTTCCGATCActgaaatcaattaaaaactTGGCTGATTTGGCTCAAGATATCGATAACAAATTGGTCAAGTCACCAAAGACATTTACTTTAGCTAattataatgaaaatgagagtccaatcaatcaattactTGCTACCACTAATGCCAATCCTACAGTGAAATCTAGTTCGATGATAATGGAACTGTCAATTGCTGAAGAACCAGAGGATACCGAAGACAGTGAAATTACCAGAAGAAGTAGTAAAGTTAATAATTCTAAAGATCATTCACCTGCTACAAGTAtaagtagtagtattaaaaaaccaaatttaaaaattgcCAATTCAGAAGTATCAGCAGTGGTGATTTAG
- a CDS encoding vesicular trafficking Rab GTPase-activating protein, putative (Similar to S. cerevisiae GYP7), with the protein MPTKRTLLSNEVELLYVKSKVYLHPSPSKKDNIAGFLTLSRPPRATNLEILLSYVPESQLSTEELKIYQQVDVEDLDLNLNSVNNINHDHHKQNKVSTSRIVSKPSQSVLIGYAFNVQLSFIYSIQFRTPSHGYWYGSIVLNLHDGEKLPILFFHDDESPSSVKSQKLQNQRFDPFGNDGELYWGGLDFLKVLQQLINVQRSTIEPSVYLINPESNDLRNFAPFKEKPALPEPSQEPFKLPDVAKFFNTAKWKVLSTVATLSAKTKNQVLDIIEDNAPKPIKDLVLQQPEVIKIGDEFDSARIYLAKWAQQVKEEAEQSQGAYMLDDKLFNKINRELNSTEMLTQEEINKTTRRNEITLQEWQGFFDYSGRLLITVDEVKSRIFHGGLNQDVRKEAWLFLLGVFPWDSSEEERKTLRESYETRYEELKLKWVNDDVKRNTDFWKDQKFRIEKDINRTDRNLEIFKNPKKRKESRDSSTAESETNNDNNTQTRESTPETPDEEDIDDEFDISNIRNPHLYAMREILLTFNEYNENLGYVQGMTDLLSPLYVIIQDEVLVFWAFANFMERMERNFIRDQTGMKKQMNTLNKLLQFMLPKLYKHLEMCQSNDLFFFFRMLLVWFKRELHWDQVLTLWEILWTDYYSSQFHLFFALSILSDNERIIIQNLTQFDEVLKYMNDLSMKLHLNPLLIRSELLFLKFKRMLDIIDRDNSLNVLHHEDPYNNGNATGCGSENSNAGEIIGDELRELLRKDLVIQKEVERPEGVGGG; encoded by the coding sequence ATGCCTACCAAAAGAACTTTGCTTCTGAATGAAGTAGAATTGTTGTATGTCAAATCAAAAGTATACTTGCACCCATCACCATCTaaaaaagataatattGCTGGGTTTTTGACACTTTCAAGACCACCAAGAGCAACCAATTTAGAAATACTATTATCGTATGTTCCAGAATCACAATTGTCAactgaagaattaaaaatttatcaacaagttgatgttgaagatttagacttgaatttaaattcagTAAATAACATCAATCATGATCAtcataaacaaaacaagGTTTCGACGTCAAGAATTGTGTCTAAACCTAGTCAATCAGTGTTAATTGGATATGCATTTAATGTTCAATtgtcatttatttattcaattcaatttagaaCTCCATCACATGGATATTGGTATGGATCAATCGTATTGAATCTTCATGATGGGGAAAAATTACCAATTTTGTTCTTCcatgatgatgaaagtCCACTGAGTGTAAAATCACAAAAACTACAAAATCAACGGTTTGATCCATTTGGTAATGATGGAGAATTATATTGGGGTGGTTTAgattttttgaaagttttacaacaattgattaatgTGCAACGCTCAACTATTGAACCATCAGTTTATTTGATCAATCCCGaatcaaatgatttaaGGAATTTTGCCCCCTTTAAGGAAAAACCAGCATTACCAGAACCATCGCAGGAACCATTTAAATTACCTGATGTGGCCAAGTTTTTCAATACTGCTAAATGGAAGGTTTTGTCAACAGTGGCCACATTATCTGctaaaaccaaaaatcaAGTATTGGATATAATTGAAGATAATGCGCCTAAACCAATAAAAGATCTAGTGTTACAACAACCGGAAGTGATTAAGATTGGTGATGAGTTTGATTCTGCAAGAATATATTTGGCCAAATGGGCACAGCAAGTGAAGGAAGAAGCAGAACAGAGTCAAGGTGCATATATGTTGgatgataaattgtttaataaaatcaaccGAGAATTAAATTCAACAGAAATGTTGACccaagaagaaatcaataaaaccaccagaagaaatgaaatcaCTTTACAAGAATGGCAAGgattttttgattatagTGGGAGATTATTGATCACTGTTGACGAAGTGAAAAGCCGGATATTCCATGGTGGGTTGAATCAAGATGTACGTAAAGAAGCTTGGTTATTTTTATTGGGGGTTTTCCCATGGGATTCAAGTGAAGAAGAACGTAAAACTTTACGTGAATCATATGAAACTCGATATGAAGAACTCAAATTGAAATGGGTAAATGATGATGTGAAAAGAAATACTGATTTTTGGAAAGATCAGAAGTTCCgtattgaaaaagatattaATCGAACTGATCGGAATTTAGAAATTTTCAAGAATCCTAAAAAGAGAAAGGAGAGCAGAGATAGTTCCACTGCTGAAAGTGAGACaaataatgacaataatACTCAAACAAGGGAATCCACACCAGAGACTCCAGATGAAGAAGACATTGATGACgaatttgatatttccAATATTAGAAATCCACATTTATATGCTATGAGAGAAATTTTGTTAACATTTAATGAGTATAACGAGAACCTAGGATACGTACAAGGCATGACTGATTTGTTATCACCGTTATACGTAATTATTCAAGATGAAGTGTTGGTGTTTTGGGCATTTGCCAATTTCATGGAACGTATGGAACGTAATTTTATTCGAGATCAAACTGGTATGAAAAAGCAAATGAATactttaaacaaattattacaatttaTGTTACctaaattatataaacaTTTAGAAATGTGTCaatcaaatgatttatttttctttttcagaATGTTATTAGTTTGGTTCAAACGAGAATTACATTGGGATCAGGTTTTAACTTTATGGGAAATCTTATGGAcagattattattcttcACAATTCCATTTATTTTTCGCCTTGAGTATATTAAGCGATAAtgaaagaataataattcaaaatttgacACAATTTGATGAAGTGTTGAAATATATGAATGATTTGAGTATGAAATTGCATTTGAACCCTCTCTTGATTAGAAGtgaattattgtttttgaaatttaaaCGAATGTTGGATATAATTGATCGTGATAATAGTTTAAATGTTTTACATCATGAGGATCCATATAATAATGGAAATGCTACTGGATGTGGTAGTGAAAACTCTAATGCGGGTGAAATTATTGGAGATGAATTGAGAGAGTTGTTACGGAAAGATTTAGTTATTCaaaaagaagttgaaaGACCCGAAGGTGTTGGCGGAGGTTAA
- a CDS encoding calcineurin-like phosphoesterase, putative: MRETTPLKKSYRKYKSSTREDNNERPDYDEEQQYEEYEDSFSMSNTTKYTLFTIIGLITLLALYFFTVFLPGYFIPEAVALKPIENISDIPVTLVSSSNKENNEATDKREVDRIILIGDIHGHYIEFRKLLTKIHYNKHKDHLIVLGDFISKGPDSFKTLNYLINNNIDCVLGNHEYYILQNYATFHGLDQPNFSSSKGQSITIKDSFNDDPEFLLAKKLEPHQVKYINNCSIIKKLGYVPNPKGKSKNSIGGDNKYSQGIAVHAGIRPDLPLDQQDPIDNLEMRSLVGPFYNETTSDPTMPNSKSWSKIYNSKNGEYPADYIVYYGHDAGRGLKIKKFTKGLDSRCDRNGKLSAMVISKQEVGDVETNDDNKKKSFELVEEVFQVNC; encoded by the coding sequence ATGAGGGAGACTACACCATTGAAGAAGAGCTACAGAAAGTATAAGAGCTCTACTAGGGAAGATAATAACGAGAGACCAGATTACGATgaagaacaacaatatGAAGAATACGAAGattcattttcaatgaGTAACACTACCAAATATACTTTATTTACTATAATTGGGTTGATAACTTTATTAGCCTTGTATTTTTTCACGGTTTTCCTACCGGGTTATTTTATTCCCGAAGCAGTTGCATTAAAACCTATTGAGAATATATCCGATATACCTGTTACATTAGTATCATCGTCGAATAAGGAAAACAACGAGGCCACTGATAAGAGAGAAGTGGATAGAATAATCTTAATTGGTGATATTCATGGTCATTATATCGAATTTAGAAAATTGTTAACAAAAATACATTATAACAAACATAAAGatcatttgattgttttagGTGATTTTATAAGTAAAGGTCCAGATTCATTTAAAacattaaattatttgattaataataatattgattgtGTATTGGGTAATCATGAGTATTATATTTTACAGAATTATGCCACTTTCCATGGATTAGACCAGCCgaatttttcatcatctaaAGGTCAATCAATTACCATAAAGGATTCATTCAATGATGATCCAGAATTTTTATTAGCTAAAAAACTCGAACCTCATCAGgttaaatatattaataattgttccataattaaaaaattgggaTATGTCCCAAATCCTAAGGGAAAGAGCAAGAATTCAATTGGTggtgataataaatatagTCAAGGAATAGCTGTACATGCTGGTATTAGACCAGATTTACCATTAGATCAACAAGATCCAATTGATAATCTTGAAATGAGATCATTAGTTGGACCATTTTATAATGAGACTACATCTGATCCAACTATGCCTAATAGTAAAAGTTGgtcaaaaatttataattcaaaaaatggTGAATATCCTGCTGattatattgtttattatgGCCATGATGCTGGAAGAGgattgaaaattaaaaaattcacTAAAGGGTTAGATTCTCGTTGTGATAGAAATGGGAAATTATCAGCCATGGTTATATCTAAACAGGAGGTGGGTGACGTAGAAACGAATGATGACAATAAGAAGAAATCTTTTGAGTTGGTTGAAGAAGTTTTTCAAGTTAATTGTTAG